The following proteins come from a genomic window of Sorghum bicolor cultivar BTx623 chromosome 3, Sorghum_bicolor_NCBIv3, whole genome shotgun sequence:
- the LOC110434200 gene encoding uncharacterized protein LOC110434200 isoform X4, producing the protein MSGGGGGGGGGGARGPSGPVPASARKLVQGLKEIVNRPDAEIYAALRECDMDPDEAVSRLLSQDTFQEVKSKRDKKKEVKETPEPRSRGASNSSRSSRGGGDRAGRSSVQSGSSDYMASRSSILGPAVPATNAMQKPAVPSSSTNKDVVPNGSVGAPQSSSGFQHNWFGVPGQMSMADIVKMGRPQVRSSGKPMAAAKQSTSTALPTTFDQGFPALPDPIPHTVNSSHGSAGNNHTHENDWFPRDEPPSGAQSTGIEASGDQSLSVASLDQSMLVADAAYSQENSHAEENNSIAVKATLSSERHLEIVEEDNHFNDGLQNSSAYQAQLHSYVDNEVEISNVDAESAAANFQHLSLQNEDTVATKSAEDNPAVILPDHLQAANADCAHLSFGSFESGAFSGLLSSKVPKGSLEDNEVHIPDESPSVNRIDVRNQDYYDNDALNSSANEDVETRIGTNMDNIDGPSVSESDVLRQGAIDVPGLQYELPSVSSHAYSNTTQPITMEDPQGNTQAQPLSHFSGLLQANTLPNNLLGSNHTPLREFDFSQLLQTQSAPKYNPSVAPNNLPAISMQETLKPGGFPNTQSTQHVPSTSIPSGLPLPQQLPVYSQPTLPLGPFTSLVGYPYLPQNYYLPSAAFQQAYSSNGPFHQSAAPAVPGAGMKYSMPQYKSSPPASSLPQPSSLSGYGGFGNANNIPGNFSLNQGAPSAPTTLGFDEALGTQFKDPNHYAALQQSDNSAMWLHGGAGSRTVSAVPPGNFYGFQGQSQQGGFRQTHQPSQYGGLGYPSFYQSQASLPQEHPQNPTEGSLNNPQGVPSQPSHQLWQHSY; encoded by the exons atgagcggcggcggcggcggcggcggcggtgggggaGCCAGGGGACCGTCGGGGCCCGTGCCGGCGTCCGCGAGGAAGCTCGTGCAGGGGCTCAAGGAGATCGTCAACCGTCCCGACGCGGAGATCTACGCGGCGCTGCGGGAGTGCGACATGGACCCCGACGAGGCGGTCAGCCGCCTCCTCTCCCAAG ATACTTTTCAAGAGGTAAAGAGCAAGCGTGATAAGAAAAAGGAG GTTAAAGAAACCCCAGAGCCAAGATCTCGAGGGGCAAGTAACTCGAGTCGATCCAGTAGAGGTGGCGGGGACCGTGCTGGACGCAGTTCAGTTCAATCTGGATCCAGTG ATTATATGGCTTCAAGGTCATCAATATTGGGGCCTGCTGTGCCAGCTACGAATGCCATGCAGAAGCCAGCAGTTCCTAG TTCGTCCACAAACAAAGATGTGGTTCCTAATGGATCAGTTGGAGCACCACAATCATCATCTGGTTTTCAGCACAATTGGTTTGGGGTGCCAGGTCAGATGTCAATGGCTGATATAGTGAAAATGGGAAGACCTCAAGTGAGGTCTTCTGGCAAGCCTATGGCTGCAGCAAAACAATCTACAAGCACAGCCCTACCAACTACTTTTGATCAGGGCTTTCCTGCTCTCCCAGACCCTATTCCACATACTGTGAATTCTAGTCATGGTTCTGCTGGGAACAACCATACACATGAGAATGATTGGTTTCCTCGGGATGAGCCGCCATCTGGAGCTCAGTCCACAGGCATTGAGGCATCTGGTGACCAGTCGCTATCGGTGGCATCACTGgaccaatctatgttggttgcTGATGCTGCTTACTCACAAGAAAATTCTCATGCAGAAGAGAACAACTCCATTGCAGTTAAAGCAACACTGTCTTCTGAAAGACACTTGGAAATTGTGGAGGAGGACAATCATTTCAACGATGGGTTGCAGAACTCAAGTGCTTACCAGGCTCAATTGCATTCCTATGTTGATAATGAAG TTGAgatttccaatgttgatgcagaaTCAGCTGCAGCAAACTTTCAGCATTTAAGCCTACAAAATGAAGATACAGTGGCAACCAAGTCTGCTGAAGATAACCCTGCGGTTATACTCCCTGATCACCTACAAGCTGCAAATGCAGACTGTGCTCATTTGAGCTTTGGTAGTTTTGAATCTGGTGCCTTCTCTGGCTTGCTTTCGTCAAAGGTCCCAAAAGGCAGTTTGGAGGACAATGAGGTGCATATTCCAGATGAATCCCCATCAGTTAATCGAATAGATGTCAG GAATCAAGATTACTATGACAACGATGCTCTAAATTCTTCAGCAAATGAGGATGTTGAGACAAGAATTGGTACTAACATGGATAACATTGATGGaccttcagtttcagagtctgaTGTACTGAGGCAGGGGGCCATAGATGTGCCTGGTCTTCAATATGAGCTGCCATCAGTTTCAAGTCATGCATATTCAAACACAACACAGCCAATTACAATGGAAGACCCACAAGGAAACACACAAGCACAACCCCTTTCCCATTTTTCTGGCTTACTG CAAGCAAATACTCTACCCAATAACTTGTTGGGGTCAAATCATACCCCTCTTCGGGAGTTTGACTTCTCGCAGTTGCTTCAGACACAGTCAGCTCCAAAGTATAACCCATCTGTTGCACCTAATAATCTGCCAGCAATCTCCATGCAAGAG ACTTTAAAACCAGGAGGCTTCCCCAACACTCAgtctacacaacatgttcccagTACAAGCATTCCGTCGGGTCTTCCTCTCCCACAACAATTGCCTGTATACTCTCAGCCAACTCTGCCTCTTGGGCCTTTTACCAGCCTGGTTGGCTATCCATATTTGCCTCAGAACTATTACCTACCTTCAGCAGCCTTCCAGCAAGCGTACTCAAGTAATGGGCCTTTCCATCAatctgctgctcctgctgtgcCTGGAGCTGGTATGAAGTATTCGATGCCACAATACAAGAGCAGCCCTCCTGCTTCAAGCTTACCACAGCCATCATCGCTCTCTGGTTATGGAGGGTTCGGAAATGCAAATAATATTCCTGGAAATTTCAGCCTAAATCAGGGTGCTCCCTCTGCGCCCACAACTTTGGGATTTGATGAAGCTTTAGGCACACAATTCAAAGACCCCAACCATTATGCAGCTCTACAGCAG AGTGATAATTCGGCAATGTGGCTTCATGGAGGCGCTGGTTCAAGAACAGTTTCTGCAGTTCCGCCTGGTAACTTCTATGGTTTCCAGGGCCAGAGCCAGCAGGGTGGCTTCCGCCAGACACATCAGCCCTCTCAATACGGTGGTCTTGGGTACCCAAGCTTCTACCAGTCGCAGGCCAGTCTGCCACAGGAGCACCCCCAGAACCCCACCGAGGGAAGCTTGAACAATCCGCAGGGGGTACCATCCCAGCCATCGCACCAGCTCTGGCAGCACAGCTACTAA
- the LOC110434200 gene encoding uncharacterized protein LOC110434200 isoform X1, with protein MSGGGGGGGGGGARGPSGPVPASARKLVQGLKEIVNRPDAEIYAALRECDMDPDEAVSRLLSQDTFQEVKSKRDKKKEVSRVKETPEPRSRGASNSSRSSRGGGDRAGRSSVQSGSSGTDYMASRSSILGPAVPATNAMQKPAVPSSSTNKDVVPNGSVGAPQSSSGFQHNWFGVPGQMSMADIVKMGRPQVRSSGKPMAAAKQSTSTALPTTFDQGFPALPDPIPHTVNSSHGSAGNNHTHENDWFPRDEPPSGAQSTGIEASGDQSLSVASLDQSMLVADAAYSQENSHAEENNSIAVKATLSSERHLEIVEEDNHFNDGLQNSSAYQAQLHSYVDNEVEISNVDAESAAANFQHLSLQNEDTVATKSAEDNPAVILPDHLQAANADCAHLSFGSFESGAFSGLLSSKVPKGSLEDNEVHIPDESPSVNRIDVRNQDYYDNDALNSSANEDVETRIGTNMDNIDGPSVSESDVLRQGAIDVPGLQYELPSVSSHAYSNTTQPITMEDPQGNTQAQPLSHFSGLLQANTLPNNLLGSNHTPLREFDFSQLLQTQSAPKYNPSVAPNNLPAISMQETLKPGGFPNTQSTQHVPSTSIPSGLPLPQQLPVYSQPTLPLGPFTSLVGYPYLPQNYYLPSAAFQQAYSSNGPFHQSAAPAVPGAGMKYSMPQYKSSPPASSLPQPSSLSGYGGFGNANNIPGNFSLNQGAPSAPTTLGFDEALGTQFKDPNHYAALQQSDNSAMWLHGGAGSRTVSAVPPGNFYGFQGQSQQGGFRQTHQPSQYGGLGYPSFYQSQASLPQEHPQNPTEGSLNNPQGVPSQPSHQLWQHSY; from the exons atgagcggcggcggcggcggcggcggcggtgggggaGCCAGGGGACCGTCGGGGCCCGTGCCGGCGTCCGCGAGGAAGCTCGTGCAGGGGCTCAAGGAGATCGTCAACCGTCCCGACGCGGAGATCTACGCGGCGCTGCGGGAGTGCGACATGGACCCCGACGAGGCGGTCAGCCGCCTCCTCTCCCAAG ATACTTTTCAAGAGGTAAAGAGCAAGCGTGATAAGAAAAAGGAGGTCAGTCGA GTTAAAGAAACCCCAGAGCCAAGATCTCGAGGGGCAAGTAACTCGAGTCGATCCAGTAGAGGTGGCGGGGACCGTGCTGGACGCAGTTCAGTTCAATCTGGATCCAGTGGTACtg ATTATATGGCTTCAAGGTCATCAATATTGGGGCCTGCTGTGCCAGCTACGAATGCCATGCAGAAGCCAGCAGTTCCTAG TTCGTCCACAAACAAAGATGTGGTTCCTAATGGATCAGTTGGAGCACCACAATCATCATCTGGTTTTCAGCACAATTGGTTTGGGGTGCCAGGTCAGATGTCAATGGCTGATATAGTGAAAATGGGAAGACCTCAAGTGAGGTCTTCTGGCAAGCCTATGGCTGCAGCAAAACAATCTACAAGCACAGCCCTACCAACTACTTTTGATCAGGGCTTTCCTGCTCTCCCAGACCCTATTCCACATACTGTGAATTCTAGTCATGGTTCTGCTGGGAACAACCATACACATGAGAATGATTGGTTTCCTCGGGATGAGCCGCCATCTGGAGCTCAGTCCACAGGCATTGAGGCATCTGGTGACCAGTCGCTATCGGTGGCATCACTGgaccaatctatgttggttgcTGATGCTGCTTACTCACAAGAAAATTCTCATGCAGAAGAGAACAACTCCATTGCAGTTAAAGCAACACTGTCTTCTGAAAGACACTTGGAAATTGTGGAGGAGGACAATCATTTCAACGATGGGTTGCAGAACTCAAGTGCTTACCAGGCTCAATTGCATTCCTATGTTGATAATGAAG TTGAgatttccaatgttgatgcagaaTCAGCTGCAGCAAACTTTCAGCATTTAAGCCTACAAAATGAAGATACAGTGGCAACCAAGTCTGCTGAAGATAACCCTGCGGTTATACTCCCTGATCACCTACAAGCTGCAAATGCAGACTGTGCTCATTTGAGCTTTGGTAGTTTTGAATCTGGTGCCTTCTCTGGCTTGCTTTCGTCAAAGGTCCCAAAAGGCAGTTTGGAGGACAATGAGGTGCATATTCCAGATGAATCCCCATCAGTTAATCGAATAGATGTCAG GAATCAAGATTACTATGACAACGATGCTCTAAATTCTTCAGCAAATGAGGATGTTGAGACAAGAATTGGTACTAACATGGATAACATTGATGGaccttcagtttcagagtctgaTGTACTGAGGCAGGGGGCCATAGATGTGCCTGGTCTTCAATATGAGCTGCCATCAGTTTCAAGTCATGCATATTCAAACACAACACAGCCAATTACAATGGAAGACCCACAAGGAAACACACAAGCACAACCCCTTTCCCATTTTTCTGGCTTACTG CAAGCAAATACTCTACCCAATAACTTGTTGGGGTCAAATCATACCCCTCTTCGGGAGTTTGACTTCTCGCAGTTGCTTCAGACACAGTCAGCTCCAAAGTATAACCCATCTGTTGCACCTAATAATCTGCCAGCAATCTCCATGCAAGAG ACTTTAAAACCAGGAGGCTTCCCCAACACTCAgtctacacaacatgttcccagTACAAGCATTCCGTCGGGTCTTCCTCTCCCACAACAATTGCCTGTATACTCTCAGCCAACTCTGCCTCTTGGGCCTTTTACCAGCCTGGTTGGCTATCCATATTTGCCTCAGAACTATTACCTACCTTCAGCAGCCTTCCAGCAAGCGTACTCAAGTAATGGGCCTTTCCATCAatctgctgctcctgctgtgcCTGGAGCTGGTATGAAGTATTCGATGCCACAATACAAGAGCAGCCCTCCTGCTTCAAGCTTACCACAGCCATCATCGCTCTCTGGTTATGGAGGGTTCGGAAATGCAAATAATATTCCTGGAAATTTCAGCCTAAATCAGGGTGCTCCCTCTGCGCCCACAACTTTGGGATTTGATGAAGCTTTAGGCACACAATTCAAAGACCCCAACCATTATGCAGCTCTACAGCAG AGTGATAATTCGGCAATGTGGCTTCATGGAGGCGCTGGTTCAAGAACAGTTTCTGCAGTTCCGCCTGGTAACTTCTATGGTTTCCAGGGCCAGAGCCAGCAGGGTGGCTTCCGCCAGACACATCAGCCCTCTCAATACGGTGGTCTTGGGTACCCAAGCTTCTACCAGTCGCAGGCCAGTCTGCCACAGGAGCACCCCCAGAACCCCACCGAGGGAAGCTTGAACAATCCGCAGGGGGTACCATCCCAGCCATCGCACCAGCTCTGGCAGCACAGCTACTAA
- the LOC110434200 gene encoding uncharacterized protein LOC110434200 isoform X2 yields MSGGGGGGGGGGARGPSGPVPASARKLVQGLKEIVNRPDAEIYAALRECDMDPDEAVSRLLSQDTFQEVKSKRDKKKEVSRVKETPEPRSRGASNSSRSSRGGGDRAGRSSVQSGSSDYMASRSSILGPAVPATNAMQKPAVPSSSTNKDVVPNGSVGAPQSSSGFQHNWFGVPGQMSMADIVKMGRPQVRSSGKPMAAAKQSTSTALPTTFDQGFPALPDPIPHTVNSSHGSAGNNHTHENDWFPRDEPPSGAQSTGIEASGDQSLSVASLDQSMLVADAAYSQENSHAEENNSIAVKATLSSERHLEIVEEDNHFNDGLQNSSAYQAQLHSYVDNEVEISNVDAESAAANFQHLSLQNEDTVATKSAEDNPAVILPDHLQAANADCAHLSFGSFESGAFSGLLSSKVPKGSLEDNEVHIPDESPSVNRIDVRNQDYYDNDALNSSANEDVETRIGTNMDNIDGPSVSESDVLRQGAIDVPGLQYELPSVSSHAYSNTTQPITMEDPQGNTQAQPLSHFSGLLQANTLPNNLLGSNHTPLREFDFSQLLQTQSAPKYNPSVAPNNLPAISMQETLKPGGFPNTQSTQHVPSTSIPSGLPLPQQLPVYSQPTLPLGPFTSLVGYPYLPQNYYLPSAAFQQAYSSNGPFHQSAAPAVPGAGMKYSMPQYKSSPPASSLPQPSSLSGYGGFGNANNIPGNFSLNQGAPSAPTTLGFDEALGTQFKDPNHYAALQQSDNSAMWLHGGAGSRTVSAVPPGNFYGFQGQSQQGGFRQTHQPSQYGGLGYPSFYQSQASLPQEHPQNPTEGSLNNPQGVPSQPSHQLWQHSY; encoded by the exons atgagcggcggcggcggcggcggcggcggtgggggaGCCAGGGGACCGTCGGGGCCCGTGCCGGCGTCCGCGAGGAAGCTCGTGCAGGGGCTCAAGGAGATCGTCAACCGTCCCGACGCGGAGATCTACGCGGCGCTGCGGGAGTGCGACATGGACCCCGACGAGGCGGTCAGCCGCCTCCTCTCCCAAG ATACTTTTCAAGAGGTAAAGAGCAAGCGTGATAAGAAAAAGGAGGTCAGTCGA GTTAAAGAAACCCCAGAGCCAAGATCTCGAGGGGCAAGTAACTCGAGTCGATCCAGTAGAGGTGGCGGGGACCGTGCTGGACGCAGTTCAGTTCAATCTGGATCCAGTG ATTATATGGCTTCAAGGTCATCAATATTGGGGCCTGCTGTGCCAGCTACGAATGCCATGCAGAAGCCAGCAGTTCCTAG TTCGTCCACAAACAAAGATGTGGTTCCTAATGGATCAGTTGGAGCACCACAATCATCATCTGGTTTTCAGCACAATTGGTTTGGGGTGCCAGGTCAGATGTCAATGGCTGATATAGTGAAAATGGGAAGACCTCAAGTGAGGTCTTCTGGCAAGCCTATGGCTGCAGCAAAACAATCTACAAGCACAGCCCTACCAACTACTTTTGATCAGGGCTTTCCTGCTCTCCCAGACCCTATTCCACATACTGTGAATTCTAGTCATGGTTCTGCTGGGAACAACCATACACATGAGAATGATTGGTTTCCTCGGGATGAGCCGCCATCTGGAGCTCAGTCCACAGGCATTGAGGCATCTGGTGACCAGTCGCTATCGGTGGCATCACTGgaccaatctatgttggttgcTGATGCTGCTTACTCACAAGAAAATTCTCATGCAGAAGAGAACAACTCCATTGCAGTTAAAGCAACACTGTCTTCTGAAAGACACTTGGAAATTGTGGAGGAGGACAATCATTTCAACGATGGGTTGCAGAACTCAAGTGCTTACCAGGCTCAATTGCATTCCTATGTTGATAATGAAG TTGAgatttccaatgttgatgcagaaTCAGCTGCAGCAAACTTTCAGCATTTAAGCCTACAAAATGAAGATACAGTGGCAACCAAGTCTGCTGAAGATAACCCTGCGGTTATACTCCCTGATCACCTACAAGCTGCAAATGCAGACTGTGCTCATTTGAGCTTTGGTAGTTTTGAATCTGGTGCCTTCTCTGGCTTGCTTTCGTCAAAGGTCCCAAAAGGCAGTTTGGAGGACAATGAGGTGCATATTCCAGATGAATCCCCATCAGTTAATCGAATAGATGTCAG GAATCAAGATTACTATGACAACGATGCTCTAAATTCTTCAGCAAATGAGGATGTTGAGACAAGAATTGGTACTAACATGGATAACATTGATGGaccttcagtttcagagtctgaTGTACTGAGGCAGGGGGCCATAGATGTGCCTGGTCTTCAATATGAGCTGCCATCAGTTTCAAGTCATGCATATTCAAACACAACACAGCCAATTACAATGGAAGACCCACAAGGAAACACACAAGCACAACCCCTTTCCCATTTTTCTGGCTTACTG CAAGCAAATACTCTACCCAATAACTTGTTGGGGTCAAATCATACCCCTCTTCGGGAGTTTGACTTCTCGCAGTTGCTTCAGACACAGTCAGCTCCAAAGTATAACCCATCTGTTGCACCTAATAATCTGCCAGCAATCTCCATGCAAGAG ACTTTAAAACCAGGAGGCTTCCCCAACACTCAgtctacacaacatgttcccagTACAAGCATTCCGTCGGGTCTTCCTCTCCCACAACAATTGCCTGTATACTCTCAGCCAACTCTGCCTCTTGGGCCTTTTACCAGCCTGGTTGGCTATCCATATTTGCCTCAGAACTATTACCTACCTTCAGCAGCCTTCCAGCAAGCGTACTCAAGTAATGGGCCTTTCCATCAatctgctgctcctgctgtgcCTGGAGCTGGTATGAAGTATTCGATGCCACAATACAAGAGCAGCCCTCCTGCTTCAAGCTTACCACAGCCATCATCGCTCTCTGGTTATGGAGGGTTCGGAAATGCAAATAATATTCCTGGAAATTTCAGCCTAAATCAGGGTGCTCCCTCTGCGCCCACAACTTTGGGATTTGATGAAGCTTTAGGCACACAATTCAAAGACCCCAACCATTATGCAGCTCTACAGCAG AGTGATAATTCGGCAATGTGGCTTCATGGAGGCGCTGGTTCAAGAACAGTTTCTGCAGTTCCGCCTGGTAACTTCTATGGTTTCCAGGGCCAGAGCCAGCAGGGTGGCTTCCGCCAGACACATCAGCCCTCTCAATACGGTGGTCTTGGGTACCCAAGCTTCTACCAGTCGCAGGCCAGTCTGCCACAGGAGCACCCCCAGAACCCCACCGAGGGAAGCTTGAACAATCCGCAGGGGGTACCATCCCAGCCATCGCACCAGCTCTGGCAGCACAGCTACTAA
- the LOC110434200 gene encoding uncharacterized protein LOC110434200 isoform X3, whose protein sequence is MSGGGGGGGGGGARGPSGPVPASARKLVQGLKEIVNRPDAEIYAALRECDMDPDEAVSRLLSQDTFQEVKSKRDKKKEVKETPEPRSRGASNSSRSSRGGGDRAGRSSVQSGSSGTDYMASRSSILGPAVPATNAMQKPAVPSSSTNKDVVPNGSVGAPQSSSGFQHNWFGVPGQMSMADIVKMGRPQVRSSGKPMAAAKQSTSTALPTTFDQGFPALPDPIPHTVNSSHGSAGNNHTHENDWFPRDEPPSGAQSTGIEASGDQSLSVASLDQSMLVADAAYSQENSHAEENNSIAVKATLSSERHLEIVEEDNHFNDGLQNSSAYQAQLHSYVDNEVEISNVDAESAAANFQHLSLQNEDTVATKSAEDNPAVILPDHLQAANADCAHLSFGSFESGAFSGLLSSKVPKGSLEDNEVHIPDESPSVNRIDVRNQDYYDNDALNSSANEDVETRIGTNMDNIDGPSVSESDVLRQGAIDVPGLQYELPSVSSHAYSNTTQPITMEDPQGNTQAQPLSHFSGLLQANTLPNNLLGSNHTPLREFDFSQLLQTQSAPKYNPSVAPNNLPAISMQETLKPGGFPNTQSTQHVPSTSIPSGLPLPQQLPVYSQPTLPLGPFTSLVGYPYLPQNYYLPSAAFQQAYSSNGPFHQSAAPAVPGAGMKYSMPQYKSSPPASSLPQPSSLSGYGGFGNANNIPGNFSLNQGAPSAPTTLGFDEALGTQFKDPNHYAALQQSDNSAMWLHGGAGSRTVSAVPPGNFYGFQGQSQQGGFRQTHQPSQYGGLGYPSFYQSQASLPQEHPQNPTEGSLNNPQGVPSQPSHQLWQHSY, encoded by the exons atgagcggcggcggcggcggcggcggcggtgggggaGCCAGGGGACCGTCGGGGCCCGTGCCGGCGTCCGCGAGGAAGCTCGTGCAGGGGCTCAAGGAGATCGTCAACCGTCCCGACGCGGAGATCTACGCGGCGCTGCGGGAGTGCGACATGGACCCCGACGAGGCGGTCAGCCGCCTCCTCTCCCAAG ATACTTTTCAAGAGGTAAAGAGCAAGCGTGATAAGAAAAAGGAG GTTAAAGAAACCCCAGAGCCAAGATCTCGAGGGGCAAGTAACTCGAGTCGATCCAGTAGAGGTGGCGGGGACCGTGCTGGACGCAGTTCAGTTCAATCTGGATCCAGTGGTACtg ATTATATGGCTTCAAGGTCATCAATATTGGGGCCTGCTGTGCCAGCTACGAATGCCATGCAGAAGCCAGCAGTTCCTAG TTCGTCCACAAACAAAGATGTGGTTCCTAATGGATCAGTTGGAGCACCACAATCATCATCTGGTTTTCAGCACAATTGGTTTGGGGTGCCAGGTCAGATGTCAATGGCTGATATAGTGAAAATGGGAAGACCTCAAGTGAGGTCTTCTGGCAAGCCTATGGCTGCAGCAAAACAATCTACAAGCACAGCCCTACCAACTACTTTTGATCAGGGCTTTCCTGCTCTCCCAGACCCTATTCCACATACTGTGAATTCTAGTCATGGTTCTGCTGGGAACAACCATACACATGAGAATGATTGGTTTCCTCGGGATGAGCCGCCATCTGGAGCTCAGTCCACAGGCATTGAGGCATCTGGTGACCAGTCGCTATCGGTGGCATCACTGgaccaatctatgttggttgcTGATGCTGCTTACTCACAAGAAAATTCTCATGCAGAAGAGAACAACTCCATTGCAGTTAAAGCAACACTGTCTTCTGAAAGACACTTGGAAATTGTGGAGGAGGACAATCATTTCAACGATGGGTTGCAGAACTCAAGTGCTTACCAGGCTCAATTGCATTCCTATGTTGATAATGAAG TTGAgatttccaatgttgatgcagaaTCAGCTGCAGCAAACTTTCAGCATTTAAGCCTACAAAATGAAGATACAGTGGCAACCAAGTCTGCTGAAGATAACCCTGCGGTTATACTCCCTGATCACCTACAAGCTGCAAATGCAGACTGTGCTCATTTGAGCTTTGGTAGTTTTGAATCTGGTGCCTTCTCTGGCTTGCTTTCGTCAAAGGTCCCAAAAGGCAGTTTGGAGGACAATGAGGTGCATATTCCAGATGAATCCCCATCAGTTAATCGAATAGATGTCAG GAATCAAGATTACTATGACAACGATGCTCTAAATTCTTCAGCAAATGAGGATGTTGAGACAAGAATTGGTACTAACATGGATAACATTGATGGaccttcagtttcagagtctgaTGTACTGAGGCAGGGGGCCATAGATGTGCCTGGTCTTCAATATGAGCTGCCATCAGTTTCAAGTCATGCATATTCAAACACAACACAGCCAATTACAATGGAAGACCCACAAGGAAACACACAAGCACAACCCCTTTCCCATTTTTCTGGCTTACTG CAAGCAAATACTCTACCCAATAACTTGTTGGGGTCAAATCATACCCCTCTTCGGGAGTTTGACTTCTCGCAGTTGCTTCAGACACAGTCAGCTCCAAAGTATAACCCATCTGTTGCACCTAATAATCTGCCAGCAATCTCCATGCAAGAG ACTTTAAAACCAGGAGGCTTCCCCAACACTCAgtctacacaacatgttcccagTACAAGCATTCCGTCGGGTCTTCCTCTCCCACAACAATTGCCTGTATACTCTCAGCCAACTCTGCCTCTTGGGCCTTTTACCAGCCTGGTTGGCTATCCATATTTGCCTCAGAACTATTACCTACCTTCAGCAGCCTTCCAGCAAGCGTACTCAAGTAATGGGCCTTTCCATCAatctgctgctcctgctgtgcCTGGAGCTGGTATGAAGTATTCGATGCCACAATACAAGAGCAGCCCTCCTGCTTCAAGCTTACCACAGCCATCATCGCTCTCTGGTTATGGAGGGTTCGGAAATGCAAATAATATTCCTGGAAATTTCAGCCTAAATCAGGGTGCTCCCTCTGCGCCCACAACTTTGGGATTTGATGAAGCTTTAGGCACACAATTCAAAGACCCCAACCATTATGCAGCTCTACAGCAG AGTGATAATTCGGCAATGTGGCTTCATGGAGGCGCTGGTTCAAGAACAGTTTCTGCAGTTCCGCCTGGTAACTTCTATGGTTTCCAGGGCCAGAGCCAGCAGGGTGGCTTCCGCCAGACACATCAGCCCTCTCAATACGGTGGTCTTGGGTACCCAAGCTTCTACCAGTCGCAGGCCAGTCTGCCACAGGAGCACCCCCAGAACCCCACCGAGGGAAGCTTGAACAATCCGCAGGGGGTACCATCCCAGCCATCGCACCAGCTCTGGCAGCACAGCTACTAA